A single region of the Thunnus maccoyii chromosome 10, fThuMac1.1, whole genome shotgun sequence genome encodes:
- the pou3f2b gene encoding POU domain, class 3, transcription factor 2: MRGGGGAESRCASASTWQSAWEPPVGRRGSVKCEVPLIRATSPAPRVMATAASNHYNILTSSASIVHSEPGSMQQATAYRDAQSLLQSDYPLQSNSHTLSHAHQWITALSHGEGAPWSSSPLGAEQDIKPAVQGARDEMHNSSSNLQHQSRPPHLVHQTHGNHHDGRAWRTTTAAHIPSMATTNGQSLIYSQPGFSVNGLIPGSGQGMHHHNLRDSHDDHHSPHLSEHGHPPSQHQHQHRPQSHHDHSDEDTPTSDDLEQFAKQFKQRRIKLGFTQADVGLALGTLYGNVFSQTTICRFEALQLSFKNMCKLKPLLNKWLEEADSTSGSPTSLDKIAAQGRKRKKRTSIEVSVKGALESHFLKCPKPAASEIIGLADSLHLEKEVVRVWFCNRRQKEKRMTPPGGALPGSEDVYGDTPPHHGVQTPVQ, encoded by the coding sequence ATGAGAGGCGGGGGCGGGGCGGAGTCCAGGTGCGCCTCGGCGTCCACTTGGCAGAGCGCCTGGGAGCCGCCTGTAGGCAGGAGAGGATCTGTCAAATGCGAGGTTCCTTTAATAAGAGCGACCAGTCCGGCTCCGAGAGTCATGGCGACCGCAGCGTCTAACCACTATAACATCCTCACCTCCAGCGCATCCATCGTGCACTCGGAGCCCGGCAGCATGCAGCAAGCCACGGCGTACCGGGACGCGCAGAGCCTGTTGCAGAGCGACTACCCGCTGCAGAGCAACAGCCACACGCTCAGCCACGCACACCAGTGGATCACGGCGCTGTCCCACGGAGAGGGAGCCCCGTGGTCCTCCAGCCCGCTCGGCGCAGAGCAGGACATCAAACCCGCGGTGCAGGGCGCCCGGGACGAGATGCACAACTCCAGCAGCAACCTGCAGCACCAATCACGGCCGCCTCACCTGGTGCACCAGACGCACGGGAACCACCACGACGGCCGGGCGTGGAGAACCACCACCGCGGCGCACATACCGAGCATGGCGACGACGAACGGCCAAAGCCTTATTTACTCTCAGCCGGGCTTCAGCGTTAACGGGCTGATCCCGGGCAGCGGACAGGGGATGCACCACCACAACCTAAGAGACAGTCATGACGACCACCACAGCCCGCACCTCAGCGAACACGGCCACCCGCCGTCCCAGCATCAGCACCAGCACCGGCCGCAGAGCCACCACGACCACTCGGACGAGGATACGCCGACCTCGGACGACCTGGAGCAGTTCGCCAAGCAGTTCAAACAGCGGAGGATCAAGCTGGGCTTCACGCAGGCGGACGTGGGACTCGCCCTGGGGACCCTGTACGGAAATGTGTTTTCCCAGACCACCATATGCAGGTTTGAGGCcctgcagctcagcttcaaaAACATGTGCAAGCTGAAGCCTCTGTTGAACAAGTGGCTGGAGGAGGCGGACTCCACCTCGGGCAGCCCGACCAGCCTGGACAAAATCGCTGCGCAggggagaaaaaggaaaaaacggACTTCAATCGAGGTAAGCGTAAAGGGAGCTTTGGAGAGCCATTTTTTGAAGTGCCCTAAACCGGCAGCGTCGGAAATAATCGGCCTGGCGGACAGTCTGCACCTGGAGAAAGAAGTGGTGAGGGTTTGGTTTTGTAAcaggagacagaaggagaaacgCATGACCCCTCCAGGAGGAGCTCTGCCGGGGAGCGAGGATGTGTACGGGGACACGCCGCCGCATCACGGGGTCCAGACCCCGGTCCAATGA